The proteins below are encoded in one region of Tessaracoccus aquimaris:
- a CDS encoding DUF6644 family protein produces MPEWLEQILRELQGSPLGDAVRTTPFMYATLESLHILGIALLVGPAFAFDLRLLGVGRRLVPVTKAARYLLPVSHLGLAITVLTGISLFSAQAVGVAGSGAAPWKLGLLLVAGLNVLIFHRGVYPRVDEWAEAARTPIPARVSAVVSMTTWTGVIFAGRFLAYV; encoded by the coding sequence ATGCCTGAGTGGCTCGAACAGATCCTACGTGAGCTGCAGGGATCCCCGCTCGGTGACGCCGTGCGCACGACCCCGTTCATGTACGCGACGCTCGAGAGCCTGCACATCCTCGGGATCGCCCTGCTCGTCGGCCCCGCCTTCGCCTTCGACCTCCGCCTGCTAGGCGTCGGACGCCGCCTGGTGCCCGTCACGAAGGCCGCGCGCTACCTGCTGCCGGTGTCGCACCTGGGCCTGGCGATCACCGTCCTCACCGGTATCTCGCTGTTCAGCGCGCAAGCCGTCGGCGTCGCAGGCTCCGGAGCCGCCCCATGGAAGCTCGGGTTGCTGCTCGTCGCCGGGCTGAACGTCCTGATCTTCCACCGCGGCGTCTACCCCCGGGTGGACGAATGGGCCGAAGCCGCCCGCACGCCCATTCCGGCCCGGGTGTCGGCGGTGGTCTCGATGACGACCTGGACGGGCGTGATCTTCGCGGGAAGGTTCCTCGCCTATGTCTGA